The following coding sequences are from one Halobacteriovorax sp. JY17 window:
- a CDS encoding fatty acid CoA ligase family protein, whose product MNIADLLIKRAQEHPSKIAIKVPLGRNSYGNYNYESRTFKELLDTTRSIANGLTAKGLKSGDKAVVFIRPGLDFPAVTFALFSLGIVPVFIDPGMGKENLLRAIKQVRPKALIAVPIVHFLRLFKRDAFKTVEHFITTGSLTWGSMKSLKSLKKLPPSEVHTTIDENDLAAILFTSGGTGVPKGVEYTHRIFSKQTELLQEIFSLSSKDTDVPGFPLFALFTIAMGMTSCIPDMDPSKPGQASPEKLVQGILDNEATFVAGSPAIWDKVAVYCVQRNIQLPSVKYLVMFGAPVSKKIHQDFSKVLPNGTTYTPYGATESLPVANISGKYLLENTVDKSSRGLGTCVGKPAPSMEIKIISITDDVIQTTSEMTTLPCGEIGEIIVKGETVTKRYFEMPIKTAEAKIYDGDEFWHRIGDLGYIDNEGYLWFCGRKTHRVQTQDALMSTIPCEAIFNEHSEVEKSALVGVYKGQAFQTPELVVQLKNPAKKTKEMKDDLLQMASLHEHTKNIKTVWFHNEFPVDVRHNIKIDRLKLRDLAEEGKLE is encoded by the coding sequence ATGAATATTGCAGATCTATTAATAAAGAGAGCACAGGAACATCCCTCAAAGATTGCGATAAAAGTTCCTCTTGGCAGAAATTCTTATGGGAATTATAACTACGAGAGTAGAACTTTCAAAGAACTCCTAGATACAACGAGATCTATTGCAAATGGACTTACAGCAAAGGGATTAAAGAGTGGAGACAAGGCCGTTGTTTTTATAAGACCCGGGCTAGACTTTCCCGCTGTGACCTTCGCCCTCTTCTCGCTTGGAATTGTCCCCGTGTTCATTGACCCAGGAATGGGAAAAGAGAATTTACTAAGAGCAATAAAACAGGTCAGACCTAAAGCGCTTATTGCCGTTCCAATCGTTCATTTTCTAAGACTCTTTAAAAGAGATGCATTTAAAACTGTCGAACACTTTATCACAACAGGATCTCTTACATGGGGGTCAATGAAGTCGTTAAAAAGTCTTAAGAAACTTCCTCCAAGTGAAGTCCATACAACAATTGATGAAAATGACTTGGCGGCCATACTCTTCACTTCCGGCGGAACAGGAGTTCCTAAAGGAGTAGAATATACTCATAGAATTTTCTCAAAACAAACAGAGCTACTGCAGGAGATATTCTCTCTGAGTTCAAAAGATACTGATGTACCAGGCTTCCCTCTCTTCGCTCTCTTTACGATCGCCATGGGAATGACGAGCTGTATTCCAGATATGGACCCATCTAAACCAGGTCAGGCCTCTCCTGAAAAACTCGTTCAGGGAATCCTTGATAATGAAGCGACTTTTGTGGCCGGCTCCCCTGCGATTTGGGATAAAGTAGCCGTCTACTGTGTACAACGAAATATCCAACTACCTAGTGTGAAGTATCTCGTCATGTTTGGGGCTCCTGTTAGTAAGAAAATTCATCAAGATTTCTCTAAGGTTCTCCCCAATGGAACGACTTACACTCCTTATGGAGCGACAGAATCTCTACCTGTCGCAAATATTTCAGGAAAGTATCTCTTAGAAAATACTGTTGATAAGTCATCTAGAGGATTAGGGACCTGTGTCGGTAAACCTGCTCCCTCTATGGAAATAAAAATTATCTCCATCACTGATGATGTGATCCAAACAACAAGTGAGATGACAACTCTTCCTTGTGGCGAAATTGGAGAAATCATAGTCAAAGGAGAAACAGTAACTAAGCGCTACTTTGAAATGCCCATAAAAACAGCTGAAGCAAAGATTTATGACGGAGATGAGTTCTGGCATAGAATTGGAGACCTAGGCTATATTGATAATGAAGGCTACTTATGGTTTTGTGGAAGAAAGACTCATAGAGTTCAAACACAAGACGCTTTAATGAGTACTATTCCCTGCGAAGCAATTTTCAATGAACATAGTGAAGTTGAAAAATCAGCTCTTGTTGGAGTTTACAAAGGACAAGCTTTCCAAACTCCGGAACTTGTTGTTCAACTTAAAAACCCGGCCAAGAAAACAAAAGAAATGAAAGATGATCTACTACAAATGGCGAGTCTTCACGAACACACAAAGAATATAAAGACGGTTTGGTTTCATAATGAATTCCCCGTTGATGTCCGTCATAATATAAAAATCGATCGACTAAAACTTAGAGACTTAGCAGAAGAAGGAAAACTAGAGTGA
- a CDS encoding alpha/beta fold hydrolase — MVRAITIPTSLREEYPFTPKKIKLKSGHTLSYVDEGTGPVVIMAHGNPTWSFYYRDVIKSLQGNFRVIVPDHIGCGLSDKPQDYDYTLKNHIDNLEELIESLKIEDFNLIVHDWGGAIGMGLATRRPDSLKKAVILNTAAFTSKLIPKTIGICKNPIFGEWLVRKFNAFAWPATFMATNIGLSKTAKEGYLLPYNNYENRIATARFVKDIPMNDSHPSWNTLKEIENKLSALECPKLILWGEKDFCFNMNFYNRWVDIFPKASKKVFKDAGHYVLEDAKEEINKDIFKFLSE, encoded by the coding sequence ATGGTGAGAGCGATAACAATACCTACATCTTTAAGAGAAGAATATCCATTCACTCCAAAGAAAATTAAATTAAAGTCGGGACATACTCTCTCTTATGTTGACGAGGGAACAGGACCAGTTGTGATAATGGCCCACGGAAACCCGACTTGGTCTTTCTATTATAGAGATGTCATCAAGAGTCTTCAGGGGAATTTTAGAGTCATAGTTCCTGATCATATTGGATGTGGACTTTCGGATAAGCCCCAAGACTATGACTATACTTTAAAAAATCATATTGATAATTTAGAAGAATTAATTGAATCTCTAAAAATAGAAGATTTCAACCTCATTGTTCACGACTGGGGCGGGGCCATTGGAATGGGACTCGCCACAAGAAGACCTGATAGCTTAAAGAAAGCGGTCATTCTAAATACTGCCGCCTTCACCTCAAAACTTATTCCAAAGACAATTGGAATTTGTAAGAATCCTATCTTTGGAGAATGGCTCGTTAGAAAGTTTAATGCCTTTGCGTGGCCAGCGACTTTTATGGCGACAAATATTGGTCTAAGTAAGACCGCAAAAGAAGGCTACCTTCTTCCTTATAATAATTATGAAAATAGAATAGCCACAGCAAGATTTGTAAAAGATATTCCAATGAATGATTCTCACCCGTCGTGGAATACTTTAAAAGAAATTGAAAATAAACTCTCCGCTCTTGAATGTCCAAAGCTCATTCTATGGGGAGAAAAAGACTTCTGTTTCAATATGAATTTCTATAATCGCTGGGTAGATATTTTCCCAAAAGCATCGAAGAAGGTTTTTAAAGATGCTGGTCACTATGTCCTTGAGGACGCAAAGGAAGAGATTAATAAAGATATTTTTAAATTCCTAAGTGAGTAA
- a CDS encoding 3-oxoacyl-ACP synthase III, with the protein MKYQNVALHSFDYLEPEEFLTSEDIEEKLSPLYQRLNLPAGRLELMTGIQSRGIWPNGTRPSDLSTRSAKKLLAKSGIDKSDIGLLIHASVCRDFLEPSTASVVHHNLELNEDAMIYDLSNACLGVVNAMAMAANMIELGQIKYALIVSGENGGPLLSQTLDYLNGDLTLTRKSIKKYIANLTIGSASVAYLLSHKDLAPTAPRIIGGAVCTDSSANILCQGDGDTTSLMMETDSEELLKHGLELAKKNWNKTKEVLNWKNSDVDWVIGHQVGTAHERLTMEAMELSEHKTYTTYETLGNTGSAALPITLAKLVETNKLKKGEKVALLGIGSGLTSIMLGVEW; encoded by the coding sequence ATGAAATATCAAAATGTTGCTCTACACAGCTTTGACTACCTTGAGCCTGAAGAATTTCTCACATCAGAAGATATAGAAGAAAAGCTCTCACCTCTCTATCAGAGATTAAATCTTCCAGCAGGAAGACTTGAACTCATGACAGGAATTCAATCAAGAGGAATTTGGCCAAATGGAACTAGACCAAGTGATCTCTCTACTAGATCGGCAAAGAAATTATTAGCAAAGTCTGGAATCGATAAGTCCGACATAGGACTGCTCATTCACGCGAGTGTTTGTAGAGACTTTCTAGAGCCATCAACCGCATCTGTAGTTCATCACAATCTTGAATTAAATGAAGATGCAATGATTTATGATTTATCAAATGCCTGTCTTGGTGTTGTCAATGCAATGGCCATGGCCGCCAATATGATTGAGTTAGGGCAAATTAAATACGCCCTTATCGTATCAGGGGAAAATGGAGGACCACTTCTAAGTCAAACTCTTGATTATCTAAATGGTGACTTAACCCTAACCAGAAAATCTATTAAGAAATATATTGCAAACCTTACAATAGGCTCCGCCTCTGTCGCCTACCTACTCTCACACAAAGACCTTGCGCCCACAGCTCCAAGAATTATTGGAGGTGCAGTCTGCACAGACTCTAGTGCGAATATTCTCTGTCAGGGCGATGGTGATACAACATCCCTAATGATGGAGACAGATTCAGAAGAGTTGTTAAAACACGGACTAGAGCTAGCGAAGAAGAATTGGAATAAGACAAAGGAAGTTCTTAATTGGAAGAACTCTGATGTAGATTGGGTAATTGGTCATCAAGTTGGGACGGCCCACGAGAGACTAACCATGGAGGCCATGGAATTAAGTGAACATAAGACCTATACAACTTATGAGACTCTTGGAAATACAGGCTCTGCGGCCCTACCAATAACTCTTGCAAAATTAGTAGAAACAAATAAATTAAAAAAGGGCGAAAAAGTGGCCCTATTAGGCATCGGTAGTGGACTTACGTCTATCATGCTAGGAGTAGAATGGTGA
- a CDS encoding NAD(P)/FAD-dependent oxidoreductase — protein MEKYDVIIIGAGMSGMAAAIRLAMYDKKVLLLEKHIITGGLNSYYKRAKRDFDVGLHALTNYMEKGEKRKPLSKLLKQLRIPYDDLKLSPQRHSKIIFPEKSLTFTNDLNDFTQEISEYFPDQVDGFNKLVNYINNFSETALDNEHILAKEVVRQYITNEELLEMIFCPLLIYGSAWENDMDFSQFAIMFKSIYMEGFSRPEGGVRTIINILLKKLEDLGQVIRFKSEVESIETNNGKVVGVKLKNGDFLQTEKVISSMGYPETLSVVSGVTPKTQPAIGKMTFCESILVLDKKPKDLGFDSTIVFYNNRPKYLYREPTELYDPSSAVICFPNNFTHDDFEEGWVRITNMANFKLWNELERPEYKAQKELVFNDACQLTKKLMPSWNGEVLFKDIFSPTTIKKYTGHFGGTVYGSTDKSRDGSTEIYGLYLCGTDQGFLGIVGSMLSGISMANLYGLMD, from the coding sequence ATGGAAAAGTACGACGTTATTATTATTGGTGCAGGAATGAGTGGAATGGCAGCTGCTATACGTCTTGCCATGTACGATAAGAAAGTTCTCTTGCTAGAAAAGCACATCATTACTGGTGGACTCAATAGTTACTATAAGAGAGCAAAACGCGACTTTGATGTTGGTCTTCACGCCTTAACTAATTATATGGAAAAAGGCGAAAAGAGAAAACCTCTCTCAAAACTTTTAAAGCAATTAAGAATTCCCTACGATGATTTAAAATTATCACCTCAGAGACACTCTAAGATCATTTTCCCTGAGAAGTCTCTAACTTTCACTAATGACTTAAATGACTTCACTCAAGAAATTTCAGAATACTTTCCTGACCAAGTTGATGGGTTTAATAAATTAGTAAATTACATTAATAATTTTAGTGAGACTGCTCTTGATAATGAGCACATTCTAGCTAAAGAAGTTGTGCGACAATATATAACAAACGAAGAACTTTTAGAAATGATCTTCTGTCCCCTTCTGATTTATGGGTCGGCATGGGAAAATGATATGGACTTCTCTCAATTTGCCATCATGTTTAAAAGTATTTACATGGAAGGTTTTTCAAGACCGGAAGGTGGCGTTAGAACAATAATAAACATTCTACTTAAGAAACTAGAAGACCTAGGACAAGTTATTCGTTTTAAAAGCGAAGTAGAAAGTATTGAAACAAATAATGGTAAAGTCGTCGGAGTGAAACTCAAGAATGGAGACTTTCTACAAACAGAGAAAGTCATCTCTAGCATGGGTTATCCAGAAACACTGAGTGTTGTAAGTGGTGTAACTCCAAAAACACAACCCGCCATCGGAAAAATGACTTTCTGTGAAAGTATTCTTGTTCTCGACAAGAAACCCAAAGACCTTGGTTTTGATAGCACTATTGTCTTCTATAATAATAGACCGAAGTATCTCTATAGAGAGCCTACAGAACTCTATGACCCAAGTTCTGCAGTCATTTGCTTTCCAAATAATTTCACTCATGACGACTTTGAAGAAGGCTGGGTTCGCATTACAAATATGGCGAATTTTAAGCTTTGGAATGAATTAGAGCGCCCCGAATATAAAGCGCAAAAAGAATTAGTTTTTAATGATGCCTGTCAACTAACAAAGAAGCTTATGCCTTCTTGGAACGGTGAAGTCCTCTTTAAGGATATCTTTTCTCCAACAACTATTAAGAAATATACTGGACACTTTGGTGGAACCGTCTACGGATCAACTGACAAGAGTCGAGATGGTTCAACAGAAATTTATGGGCTCTATCTCTGCGGTACTGATCAAGGATTTCTTGGAATCGTTGGATCAATGCTATCTGGTATATCAATGGCAAATCTCTACGGATTAATGGATTAA
- a CDS encoding acyl carrier protein, whose product MEREQVREHVLDIIADVALDDDVTSIDDAVALRDQLDLDSMDFLDIVMELKKRHKIEVPQEDYPQLASMNSCVEYLTPKFVALA is encoded by the coding sequence ATGGAAAGAGAACAAGTAAGAGAACACGTATTAGATATTATTGCAGACGTTGCCCTTGATGATGATGTGACATCAATTGATGATGCCGTAGCACTTAGAGATCAACTAGACCTAGATTCAATGGACTTCTTAGATATCGTAATGGAACTTAAGAAGAGACATAAGATCGAAGTTCCTCAAGAAGACTATCCACAACTAGCTAGCATGAATAGCTGTGTGGAATACCTTACACCAAAATTTGTAGCACTAGCATAA
- a CDS encoding beta-ketoacyl-[acyl-carrier-protein] synthase family protein, which produces MKHRIVITGIGLTAPNGNNLTEYREALLDGRSGITHIEVRHMGIKAAGLCNFDEAKYQSRKTRKRGTRVGAISIYCANEAIANSKLDWENIDKDRVGVYLGITEHGNVETENEIHDLYQNDLKTEFWSHHHNPRTVANNPAGEVTLNLNITGPHYTIGAACAAGNLGIIQACQMLQLEEVDIALAGGVSESPQTFGIFAAFAAQGALGEHEDPTLATRPLDVDRNGIVISEGGAIYTLERLDDAKKRNAEIIAEVVGFHSNSDASDFVLPNTERQIQCMNKAIEKAGLKVEEIDIVSLHATGTKMGDIQECEAVSQVFGYSDNTYINCTKGFIGHAMGAAGALELAGNIPSFTDGYIHPCKKIENIDPKCDLKNLVNGEKIQKEVNYILNNSFGMLGINSSLIVKKYTH; this is translated from the coding sequence ATGAAGCATAGAATTGTCATAACAGGAATTGGACTTACGGCCCCTAATGGAAATAACTTAACTGAGTACCGAGAAGCCCTTCTAGATGGAAGGTCTGGTATCACTCATATAGAAGTTAGGCATATGGGAATCAAGGCCGCAGGTCTCTGTAACTTCGATGAGGCTAAATATCAATCGAGAAAGACCAGAAAGCGTGGAACCAGAGTAGGGGCCATTTCAATTTACTGTGCTAACGAGGCCATTGCTAATTCAAAGCTCGATTGGGAAAATATTGATAAAGACCGTGTTGGAGTCTATCTAGGAATCACAGAGCACGGAAACGTGGAAACTGAAAATGAGATCCACGACCTCTATCAAAATGATTTGAAGACTGAGTTCTGGTCACACCATCACAATCCAAGAACGGTTGCCAATAACCCAGCAGGCGAAGTGACGCTCAATCTAAATATCACGGGACCCCATTACACAATTGGAGCTGCATGCGCGGCAGGAAATCTTGGAATTATTCAGGCCTGTCAAATGCTTCAACTTGAAGAAGTTGATATCGCACTAGCTGGTGGTGTTAGCGAGTCGCCGCAAACTTTTGGAATCTTCGCCGCCTTCGCCGCTCAGGGCGCATTAGGTGAACATGAAGACCCTACTCTCGCAACAAGACCATTAGACGTTGATAGAAACGGAATTGTCATCTCTGAAGGCGGAGCTATTTACACTCTAGAGCGTTTAGATGATGCCAAGAAGAGAAATGCTGAAATTATTGCAGAAGTTGTAGGTTTTCATTCTAATAGTGATGCTAGTGACTTTGTTCTTCCTAATACTGAAAGACAAATTCAATGTATGAATAAGGCCATTGAAAAAGCCGGTCTTAAAGTAGAAGAAATTGATATCGTGAGCCTTCACGCGACAGGAACGAAGATGGGGGATATTCAAGAGTGTGAAGCCGTTAGCCAAGTCTTTGGTTATAGCGACAATACTTATATCAATTGCACTAAGGGATTCATCGGTCACGCCATGGGCGCAGCAGGAGCACTAGAGCTTGCTGGAAATATTCCAAGTTTCACTGATGGTTACATTCACCCTTGTAAGAAAATTGAAAATATCGATCCAAAGTGCGATTTAAAAAATCTTGTCAACGGAGAGAAAATTCAAAAAGAAGTTAATTACATTCTAAATAATTCATTTGGAATGCTTGGAATAAATTCATCATTAATAGTTAAGAAATATACCCATTAG
- a CDS encoding helix-turn-helix domain-containing protein encodes MEIQEIVEESLLNELPIFEDFLNKIGFKRIEGSVYGLLVLSPKSLTSVEIENTLGLSQPAVSNALKVLTHYGAVISRDVKREDIERRVKVHTVREDSLSIVSSVFRKREQETIQEFKQMAIRLEKISKNISSENDPRTKRLKSIISTCEIAESVISFVVELTKSKLPEEYPQVIKQLPRTLQLLTSGVVPMANLTDQVKKSLTNKLKGGLERLSGEVTK; translated from the coding sequence ATGGAAATCCAAGAAATTGTAGAAGAATCTCTCTTAAATGAACTCCCTATATTTGAGGATTTTTTAAATAAGATTGGATTCAAGAGAATTGAAGGCTCTGTCTACGGTCTGTTAGTTCTGTCACCAAAGTCTCTGACAAGCGTTGAAATAGAAAATACATTAGGGCTCTCTCAACCAGCAGTTTCAAATGCTCTAAAAGTCCTTACACACTACGGTGCAGTTATCTCAAGAGATGTAAAAAGAGAAGATATAGAAAGAAGAGTAAAAGTTCACACAGTAAGAGAAGATAGTCTCTCTATTGTCTCAAGTGTTTTTAGAAAGAGAGAGCAAGAAACCATTCAAGAGTTTAAACAAATGGCCATTCGGCTAGAGAAAATCTCTAAGAATATTTCGAGTGAAAATGATCCTCGAACAAAGAGACTCAAATCGATAATCTCAACATGTGAGATTGCTGAAAGCGTTATTAGCTTTGTAGTTGAGCTTACTAAGAGCAAGCTCCCAGAAGAGTATCCTCAAGTCATTAAACAATTACCAAGAACTCTCCAACTACTAACTAGTGGAGTTGTTCCAATGGCGAATTTAACAGATCAAGTAAAGAAGAGTTTAACAAATAAATTAAAAGGTGGTCTTGAGAGACTGTCGGGAGAAGTGACAAAATGA
- a CDS encoding ATP-binding protein produces the protein MNQRELLPKKLISFAILISMVYLVGILSLTMQLSSQFEAIHKTHLPLLEMNAINIRIGDSLTSRTKNLIYEYSERGYEEYQIDKDSLDFNFKSYLHTLKSSGVSSKFNKDFNRDALYELEDRILALAKEKKKVEALDLITSDEYKLEQTHFLNSIQGIAEKLSEQRDLFLKEQVRIIQLEILFSAITFVLITIVWLKVYFSYRRNVRDRNRALNELELERVKSSHNAKMASLGEMAAGLAHEINNPLAIIQGFSERLMSLVERGEFSEEKVERYADKIYSTSKRINQMIQGLKVFSKNSGDNSLVLSPVEEIIEDTLSFCKERFKSSGIDLHQICDEEEDVYIMARPVEISQVLLNLLNNAFDELQDSELIHSWIKIETKQDDDFVYICVADSGLGITDEVKEKIFDPFFTTKEGSHGTGLGLSISSSIIKKHGGEFYLDNSVTTEFIIKLPRPKLNSDRKAA, from the coding sequence ATGAATCAACGTGAGTTGTTACCAAAGAAATTAATCAGCTTTGCAATACTTATAAGTATGGTTTACTTAGTAGGGATTCTTTCGCTCACTATGCAGCTCTCATCTCAATTTGAGGCCATTCATAAGACACATCTTCCTTTATTAGAAATGAATGCTATCAATATTAGAATTGGTGACTCTCTTACAAGCAGAACTAAGAACTTAATTTATGAATATAGCGAAAGGGGTTATGAAGAGTATCAAATTGATAAAGATTCTCTTGATTTTAACTTTAAAAGTTACTTACACACATTAAAGAGTTCAGGTGTATCTTCAAAGTTTAATAAAGATTTTAACCGAGATGCCCTCTATGAACTTGAAGATAGAATTCTAGCACTCGCTAAAGAGAAGAAGAAAGTTGAAGCACTTGATCTGATCACTAGTGATGAGTATAAATTAGAGCAAACTCATTTCTTAAACTCTATTCAGGGGATTGCTGAAAAATTAAGTGAGCAAAGAGATCTATTTTTAAAAGAGCAAGTTCGTATCATTCAATTAGAAATTCTCTTTTCTGCAATCACATTCGTTCTTATCACAATTGTTTGGTTGAAGGTTTATTTTTCCTATAGGAGAAATGTAAGGGATAGAAATAGGGCCTTAAATGAGCTAGAGCTTGAAAGAGTGAAGTCTTCTCATAATGCTAAAATGGCAAGTCTTGGTGAAATGGCCGCAGGTCTTGCCCATGAAATTAATAATCCTCTTGCAATCATTCAAGGTTTTTCTGAAAGACTTATGAGTCTTGTTGAAAGAGGAGAGTTTAGCGAAGAGAAAGTCGAAAGGTATGCAGATAAAATCTATAGTACTTCAAAGAGAATTAATCAGATGATCCAAGGTCTCAAGGTTTTCTCAAAGAATAGTGGAGACAATTCTTTAGTTCTGTCTCCTGTTGAGGAAATTATTGAAGATACTCTAAGTTTTTGTAAAGAGCGGTTTAAGTCTAGTGGAATTGATCTCCACCAAATTTGTGATGAAGAAGAAGATGTCTATATAATGGCAAGACCAGTTGAGATATCTCAAGTTCTACTTAATCTCTTAAATAATGCTTTTGATGAACTTCAAGATAGTGAATTAATTCATAGCTGGATTAAAATTGAAACAAAGCAAGATGATGATTTCGTCTATATCTGTGTTGCCGATAGTGGGCTAGGAATAACAGATGAAGTTAAAGAGAAGATATTCGATCCATTTTTTACGACGAAAGAAGGGTCTCACGGAACTGGGCTTGGATTAAGTATTTCAAGCTCTATTATTAAAAAGCACGGTGGAGAATTCTATCTTGATAATAGTGTCACAACAGAATTTATCATCAAGCTGCCTAGGCCTAAATTGAATTCAGATAGAAAGGCAGCCTGA
- the paaZ gene encoding phenylacetic acid degradation bifunctional protein PaaZ, translating to MKLQSYSLGQWTEGKSEGAKLLDASNGNLIGTASSDGLDFGEMLDFGRRIGNKNLRSMTFHERARALKALALHLLEHKEKFYQVSFQTGATKIDSWIDIEGGIGNLFVYSSKGRRELPNEKFLVDGAPEHLSKGGTFLGHHIWTPKRGCAVHINAFNFPVWGMLEKIAVNILAGVPAIVKPATATSYLTEAVFRVIIDSKILPEGSLQLISGSAAGILDFATSQDIITFTGSASTGKMLKSHSNILENNIPFNMEADSLNASILGPDARVGTEEFDLFVKEVAKEMTIKAGQKCTAVRRIIIPRESVEEVQKALIARLEKVTIGDPREKDVRMGPLASLAQREEVLEKITQLKKDSELLFGGDIPKNIIGGDIEKGAFVSPTLLLCNSPMSTESVHTIEAFGPVSTLLPYDSTEEAIELSHKGEGSLVSSIVTNDNTFATEVVLETASSHGRVLVLNRHCAKESTGHGSPMPQLVHGGPGRAGGGEEMGGIRGVHHYMQRTAIQGHPTTLTAITNVYQPGSEQLDPGKHPFKKFFEELRIGDTHQTHRRTITETDIVNFANVSWDHFYAHTDVTSLEGTIFEKRVAHGYFIISAAAGLFVDPGKGPVLANYGLDELRFIKPVYAGATISVKLTCKEKIEQEPREGEDPRGVVKWQVEVSDEEGEVVALATILTLVAKKL from the coding sequence TCGATGACTTTTCATGAAAGAGCGAGAGCTCTAAAAGCACTGGCACTTCACCTCTTAGAACATAAGGAAAAATTCTATCAAGTCTCTTTTCAAACAGGGGCCACTAAGATTGATAGCTGGATTGATATTGAAGGTGGGATTGGAAATCTCTTTGTCTATTCTTCAAAAGGTAGAAGAGAGCTTCCTAATGAGAAGTTCTTAGTTGATGGTGCACCAGAACACCTGAGTAAGGGAGGAACTTTTCTAGGTCATCATATTTGGACTCCTAAGAGAGGATGCGCTGTTCATATCAACGCTTTTAATTTTCCTGTTTGGGGAATGTTAGAAAAAATCGCTGTAAATATTCTGGCAGGAGTTCCAGCGATAGTAAAACCTGCAACAGCAACAAGTTATTTAACAGAAGCTGTTTTTAGAGTCATTATTGACTCGAAAATTCTCCCAGAAGGATCTCTCCAGCTCATTTCAGGAAGTGCTGCAGGAATTTTAGACTTCGCCACTTCACAGGACATCATTACTTTTACAGGTTCAGCGTCCACAGGAAAAATGCTCAAGTCTCACTCAAATATTTTAGAAAATAATATTCCTTTTAATATGGAAGCTGATTCATTGAATGCCTCTATCTTGGGACCAGACGCAAGAGTTGGAACAGAGGAATTTGATCTCTTTGTAAAAGAAGTGGCGAAAGAGATGACGATTAAAGCAGGTCAAAAATGTACCGCTGTTAGAAGAATCATCATTCCAAGAGAAAGTGTAGAAGAAGTTCAAAAAGCACTCATCGCAAGACTTGAAAAAGTTACTATTGGAGACCCAAGAGAGAAAGATGTTCGAATGGGTCCACTAGCGAGCCTTGCCCAAAGAGAAGAAGTATTAGAAAAAATCACGCAACTAAAAAAAGACAGTGAACTTCTCTTTGGAGGAGATATCCCTAAAAATATTATTGGCGGAGATATTGAAAAAGGTGCATTCGTCTCACCGACTCTCCTACTTTGCAATAGCCCCATGAGTACAGAATCCGTTCACACTATAGAGGCCTTTGGACCAGTCAGTACTCTTCTTCCATATGACTCAACAGAAGAGGCCATCGAGCTCAGTCACAAAGGGGAAGGCTCACTTGTAAGTTCAATTGTTACTAATGATAATACCTTTGCAACTGAAGTTGTTCTTGAAACTGCTTCAAGTCATGGGCGTGTATTAGTTCTAAATAGACATTGCGCTAAGGAATCTACTGGACATGGTTCGCCTATGCCACAACTCGTTCATGGAGGACCTGGAAGAGCTGGTGGTGGTGAAGAGATGGGAGGAATAAGAGGAGTTCATCACTATATGCAGAGAACTGCTATTCAGGGACACCCAACAACTCTAACAGCAATCACTAACGTTTATCAACCAGGAAGCGAGCAACTTGATCCAGGAAAACATCCCTTTAAAAAGTTCTTTGAAGAGTTAAGGATTGGCGATACTCATCAAACACATAGAAGAACGATAACAGAAACAGACATTGTTAATTTTGCCAATGTAAGTTGGGATCACTTCTACGCTCACACTGATGTCACATCACTTGAAGGAACTATTTTTGAAAAGAGAGTTGCCCACGGATACTTTATTATCTCTGCAGCAGCGGGACTCTTTGTCGATCCAGGAAAAGGCCCAGTTCTAGCAAATTATGGACTTGATGAATTAAGATTTATTAAACCCGTCTATGCTGGGGCAACAATTAGTGTAAAGCTTACTTGTAAGGAAAAAATTGAGCAAGAACCTCGCGAAGGAGAAGATCCAAGAGGTGTTGTAAAATGGCAAGTAGAAGTAAGTGATGAAGAAGGTGAAGTTGTAGCTCTTGCAACGATTCTAACTCTAGTTGCAAAGAAGCTCTAA